The Saccharopolyspora gloriosae genome window below encodes:
- a CDS encoding aminoglycoside phosphotransferase family protein: MGEAEYGQDLVRALLRDQHPDLAELRLRSVNGGWDNQQWRLGEELAVRLPRTERAPVLLRNEQTWLPVLASRLPLPTPTPVRIGEPSRLFERTWTVVRWVKGEPADQVPVTHLGAAEALAEFLGALHERAPADAPTNPSRGVPLIGWHEGIDGWFEAIAEHPGVDDARGVWEKAVAAPVWQGSPQWLHGDLHPANVVVRDGTLAGVIDFGEMCAGDPATDLSAAWLLLPTGAANRFFDAYGPVDEATITRARGWAVVRALGLIGIGQNGRRGLPGGKPSWESAGYAALERVLAAN; the protein is encoded by the coding sequence ATGGGTGAGGCCGAGTACGGGCAAGACTTGGTGCGGGCGTTGCTGCGGGATCAGCACCCGGATCTCGCCGAGCTCCGGCTCCGATCTGTCAACGGGGGCTGGGACAACCAGCAGTGGCGGCTCGGGGAAGAGTTGGCCGTGCGGTTGCCGCGGACCGAGCGCGCGCCGGTCCTGCTGCGGAATGAGCAGACGTGGTTGCCGGTGTTGGCGAGTCGTCTGCCGTTGCCCACGCCCACCCCGGTGCGGATCGGCGAGCCGTCGCGATTGTTCGAGCGCACTTGGACGGTCGTGCGTTGGGTCAAGGGCGAACCGGCTGATCAGGTGCCGGTGACTCACCTCGGCGCGGCTGAGGCTCTTGCGGAGTTCCTGGGCGCACTGCACGAGCGGGCGCCTGCCGACGCGCCGACCAATCCTTCGCGCGGCGTTCCTCTGATCGGATGGCACGAGGGCATCGACGGCTGGTTCGAGGCCATCGCCGAGCACCCGGGCGTTGATGACGCTCGCGGGGTGTGGGAGAAGGCGGTAGCGGCTCCCGTTTGGCAAGGGTCGCCGCAGTGGCTGCACGGTGACCTGCACCCTGCGAACGTCGTCGTCCGGGACGGAACGCTCGCAGGGGTGATCGACTTCGGTGAGATGTGCGCGGGTGATCCCGCTACAGATCTGTCAGCCGCCTGGCTGCTGCTGCCCACCGGTGCGGCGAATCGATTCTTCGACGCCTACGGACCGGTCGACGAAGCGACCATCACCCGCGCCCGTGGCTGGGCTGTCGTGCGCGCGCTGGGGTTGATCGGGATCGGGCAGAACGGGAGGCGGGGTCTGCCTGGTGGAAAGCCGTCGTGGGAATCAGCGGGCTATGCCGCCCTCGAACGAGTTCTGGCTGCGAACTGA
- a CDS encoding methyltransferase, which yields MFHEYVIIQANSPVPPRIQLTRMPLSTLVDQIDNVSAIRNMAGLANPMALRVAVTLGLPDRLRGDGADADRLATELDLSPVALELLLDHLVTLGILEFVSSGYRTTDFGEALCTDADNGLTNFLHLNMAGGRAEMALVELLHSITTGHAAYPRHHGQDFWADLAEHPHLRESFDQQMTDRFRTQIPHIVSGYDWSRFTTIIDVGGGHGTLLAAILAACPRLHGHLIDLDPTATKARNTFTAHDVDDRADSTAASFFDPLPTGADAYLLCDILHDWDDDHAHQILSRCAEAVPAHGRVLIIEPVGGRHAATEFDLAMLAIFGGRERRVDEFRKLASTHGLALEAVTDLTDQRCLLEFRPAEAPPA from the coding sequence AGTATGTGATCATCCAGGCGAATTCGCCCGTCCCGCCACGTATTCAGTTGACACGCATGCCACTGTCGACCCTCGTGGACCAAATCGACAACGTCTCGGCGATCCGGAACATGGCCGGGCTGGCCAATCCCATGGCGTTGCGAGTCGCGGTCACGCTGGGGCTACCGGACCGCTTGCGCGGAGACGGTGCCGATGCCGACCGGCTCGCGACCGAACTCGACTTGTCACCCGTGGCGCTCGAACTGCTGCTGGACCACCTGGTGACGCTCGGGATCCTCGAGTTCGTCTCCAGCGGCTATCGGACCACCGATTTCGGCGAAGCCCTCTGCACCGACGCCGACAACGGCTTGACCAACTTCCTGCACCTGAACATGGCCGGCGGCCGAGCCGAGATGGCTCTTGTCGAACTCCTGCACAGCATCACCACCGGACACGCCGCCTACCCGCGACACCACGGGCAGGACTTCTGGGCCGACCTCGCCGAACACCCTCACCTCCGCGAATCGTTCGACCAGCAGATGACCGACCGCTTCCGCACCCAAATCCCGCACATCGTCAGCGGCTACGACTGGTCCCGCTTCACGACCATCATCGATGTCGGTGGCGGTCACGGAACCCTGCTCGCCGCGATCCTGGCCGCCTGCCCCCGACTCCACGGCCACCTGATCGACCTCGACCCCACCGCAACCAAAGCCCGCAACACCTTCACCGCACACGACGTCGATGACCGAGCGGACAGCACCGCAGCCAGCTTCTTCGACCCTCTTCCCACTGGCGCGGACGCCTACCTGCTGTGCGACATCCTCCACGATTGGGACGACGACCACGCGCACCAAATCCTGTCCCGCTGCGCCGAAGCCGTTCCCGCCCATGGCCGCGTTCTGATCATCGAACCCGTCGGCGGAAGGCATGCCGCCACCGAGTTCGACCTCGCGATGCTCGCGATCTTCGGTGGCCGCGAGCGCCGAGTCGACGAGTTCCGCAAGCTCGCCTCCACCCACGGACTCGCCCTCGAAGCCGTCACCGATCTGACCGACCAACGCTGTCTCCTGGAATTCAGGCCTGCCGAAGCGCCGCCAGCCTGA
- a CDS encoding single-stranded DNA-binding protein, translating into MAGETPITVVGNLTADPELRYTQSGTPVANFTVASTPRSFDRESGQWTDSEAMFLRCTLWRQPAENLSETLTRGMRVVVQGRLRQRSFTTKDGDKRSVIELDVDEIGPSLRFATAKVTKTSRASNGFGSNGSGDDPWNTTPDGGEGEAPF; encoded by the coding sequence ATGGCCGGTGAAACCCCGATCACGGTGGTGGGCAACCTGACCGCCGATCCCGAGCTGCGCTACACCCAGTCCGGGACGCCGGTCGCGAACTTCACCGTCGCCTCGACGCCGCGGTCGTTCGACCGGGAGTCCGGGCAGTGGACCGACAGTGAGGCGATGTTCTTGCGCTGCACGCTCTGGCGCCAGCCCGCCGAGAATCTGTCCGAGACCCTCACCCGCGGCATGCGGGTGGTCGTGCAGGGCCGGTTGCGGCAGCGGTCCTTCACGACGAAGGACGGTGACAAGCGCAGCGTCATCGAGCTCGACGTCGACGAGATCGGGCCGAGCCTGCGCTTCGCCACCGCCAAGGTCACCAAAACCAGCCGAGCCTCCAACGGTTTCGGCAGCAACGGTTCCGGCGACGACCCGTGGAACACGACTCCGGACGGCGGCGAGGGCGAAGCGCCGTTCTGA